From one Exiguobacterium acetylicum DSM 20416 genomic stretch:
- a CDS encoding VirD4-like conjugal transfer protein, CD1115 family — MAFQFLQQTIQNLFQNGKLTTTGSPLQYDPNWWTTLAWSTSFAFALFGVCFLSGGFLLLKYWLNFRDLKAAQKGSARFTTFQELKQQYRDVPDRKETYSGSGGVPVGRYRDRLYIDDSAVNNLVIGTTRSGKGETFVFSTIDLYSRAERQASLIINDPKGELFAASKETLEARGYQVEVLNLMNPSQSMSYNLLQLTIDAYLDENYSLAQQYARSVAYMLYHDPKAKDPFWSNSSTDLCTALILGLCEQAKHEPEKITMYNVALMLSDLGSRTIIDEMGQEQSALDAFFASFPENHPARMQYATLHFSGGQTRASILANTNAKLGIFTLDATARLTAQNSLDMKLIGFNRWIRGRALPLSRLTFYFPSGKQLALTTDDDGSFVLHHEENLEVDTNITVESEGQQYTVSLSGWRDETVGLFDWTTDAPIDIREIRQHPRPVAVFLIVPDYDPTLNVIASLYVKQVYTSLARVASQATSGRCERQVIFLLDEFGNMPAIEGMANIITVCLGRNIRFNLVIQSYAQLENLYGEDWKTIDGNCGNTHYLLTADESTAELISKKLGEQTIVTKSRSGQTFSLSKSKTESVDGRRLLTATEVMGLKEGEMLIIRVIKRQDKQQKRIQSYPLFLTGRTAMKYRYEYLADDFNTDRSINDLVIPCAHAHLDLNTLRVSFHLGASVASKTVETEEETPDATEWRVCDVLQPKILRSIFETTEYDTLPIDLFEQGILDKTIPVTDNQRHFLKTIISKRLEKLRHGV, encoded by the coding sequence GTGGCGTTTCAGTTCCTGCAGCAGACAATCCAAAATCTCTTCCAGAATGGGAAGTTAACGACGACCGGATCCCCGCTACAATACGATCCGAATTGGTGGACGACGCTTGCCTGGTCGACCTCCTTCGCTTTCGCTTTGTTCGGTGTCTGCTTCCTCTCAGGAGGATTTCTCTTATTGAAGTATTGGCTCAATTTCCGCGATCTCAAAGCAGCACAAAAAGGAAGTGCCCGCTTCACGACATTTCAAGAGCTGAAACAGCAGTATCGGGACGTGCCGGATCGTAAGGAGACTTATAGTGGATCTGGCGGTGTTCCGGTCGGGCGCTATCGTGATCGTCTCTACATCGACGACAGTGCCGTCAATAACCTCGTCATTGGGACGACCCGATCCGGGAAAGGCGAGACGTTCGTCTTCTCGACAATCGACCTCTACAGTCGTGCCGAACGCCAAGCGAGCCTGATCATCAATGATCCGAAGGGTGAATTGTTCGCCGCCTCCAAAGAGACACTCGAAGCACGCGGCTATCAGGTCGAGGTCCTGAACCTGATGAACCCGTCACAATCGATGTCCTATAACCTGTTGCAGCTGACGATTGACGCGTATCTGGACGAGAACTATTCGCTCGCCCAGCAATATGCGCGCTCGGTCGCCTACATGCTTTACCATGATCCGAAGGCAAAGGATCCGTTCTGGAGCAACTCTTCGACGGACCTTTGCACCGCTCTGATTCTCGGATTATGCGAACAAGCCAAACATGAACCGGAGAAGATCACGATGTATAACGTCGCTTTGATGTTGTCCGATCTCGGCTCACGGACGATCATCGATGAAATGGGACAGGAACAATCGGCACTCGATGCCTTCTTCGCATCGTTTCCGGAGAATCATCCGGCACGTATGCAGTACGCGACGCTTCATTTCTCCGGTGGGCAGACGCGCGCGAGCATCCTCGCTAATACCAACGCCAAGCTCGGGATCTTTACGCTTGATGCGACGGCACGTTTGACGGCACAGAACTCACTTGATATGAAACTGATCGGTTTCAATCGCTGGATTCGTGGACGTGCCCTTCCCTTGTCACGGTTGACGTTCTACTTTCCAAGTGGGAAACAACTCGCCTTGACGACGGACGACGATGGGAGTTTTGTACTCCATCACGAAGAAAACCTCGAAGTGGATACCAATATCACCGTAGAAAGTGAGGGACAGCAGTATACCGTGTCACTCTCAGGTTGGAGAGACGAGACGGTCGGTCTCTTCGACTGGACGACGGATGCACCGATCGACATCCGGGAGATTCGTCAGCATCCGCGTCCGGTAGCTGTCTTCCTGATCGTTCCGGACTATGATCCAACACTGAATGTCATCGCCTCACTGTACGTCAAACAAGTCTATACCTCCCTCGCTCGCGTCGCCTCACAAGCGACGAGCGGACGTTGTGAACGCCAGGTTATCTTCCTCCTCGACGAATTTGGGAACATGCCAGCGATTGAAGGGATGGCGAACATCATCACCGTCTGTCTCGGTCGGAACATCCGCTTCAACCTCGTCATCCAGTCCTACGCACAACTCGAGAACCTCTACGGGGAGGATTGGAAGACGATCGACGGGAACTGCGGGAACACGCACTACCTATTGACAGCAGATGAGTCGACGGCAGAATTGATTTCGAAGAAGCTCGGGGAGCAAACAATCGTCACGAAATCACGTTCCGGACAGACGTTCTCTCTCTCGAAGTCGAAGACGGAGAGTGTCGATGGTCGGCGCTTGCTGACAGCAACGGAAGTGATGGGACTGAAGGAAGGCGAGATGTTGATCATCCGCGTCATCAAGCGACAAGACAAACAACAGAAACGAATACAGTCCTATCCCCTCTTCCTGACCGGACGAACGGCGATGAAATACCGCTATGAATACTTGGCGGATGACTTTAACACAGATCGTTCCATCAATGATCTCGTCATTCCCTGCGCGCATGCCCATCTCGACCTGAATACGCTTCGTGTCTCCTTTCATCTCGGTGCCTCAGTTGCATCGAAAACGGTTGAGACGGAGGAGGAGACACCTGACGCAACAGAATGGCGCGTCTGCGATGTCCTGCAGCCGAAAATCCTGCGCTCGATCTTCGAGACGACAGAATACGATACGTTACCGATTGATCTGTTCGAACAAGGCATCCTAGATAAGACAATTCCTGTGACCGACAACCAGCGCCATTTCTTGAAGACAATCATCAGCAAACGACTCGAGAAACTTCGTCATGGCGTCTAA
- a CDS encoding pLS20_p028 family conjugation system transmembrane protein, whose translation MSDAQVIQKLTEFERLFNLSNLVNDALRTVGWIFVRGLSLLIDSLESLTDDILMIKTFFNNPQVVEFVQTIQPFLYVLLAGSFIFTGYLIIFQKKFDREGLLINIFISLMILGLLSPTMKQLNEFTDQAVNQVKSSSIYGSEKETISETILKENLNDLVAYDKNGFENYTETVVKNNVPTKLIKGLQINEVFDSNKLDISTTGSKLSKSFIVWDGSEEVLGELDQSGLDWNNQYYYRYHPNWLTILVTLGVMGFTLFSIAYKLARLSFELAFNYVLAILVAPADLHSGQKTKKVIQSILNTFLVIILIFVSIKLYTIGTAYLADTLDGLAYLIALIAFSAALIDGPNMVERLFGIDAGLKRGWGVALGAYAVGKGTAKVGARVAGQTMKRTSQPTTPSASEAASTKLPPNPPHNGGTPTGRPDRSSDSLPVRSQVQERTSRSTGQENQRIESTDLSTHDTNSESPTATTSKESMPSRSNSVSPQSPATTPSSSQIPVSQPKMPDGSMKAQPTTSSDAFNTSETTVASQPTSPSEQPIGTRAPNPSSIHSGSTSNTTPKETAHTLPSSGASNSSPSITESQEISSGTQRQRKSIYQTLETTTQKELKHVEQTQTRVTSESSRMYSTDVPRLDPKKE comes from the coding sequence ATGTCTGATGCTCAGGTTATCCAGAAACTTACCGAATTCGAACGTCTTTTCAATTTAAGTAATCTAGTTAACGACGCTTTACGAACTGTAGGGTGGATTTTTGTCAGAGGGCTTTCTTTATTGATTGATTCTCTCGAAAGTCTTACAGATGATATTTTGATGATCAAAACATTCTTTAATAATCCTCAAGTGGTTGAATTCGTTCAGACGATTCAACCTTTTTTGTATGTACTATTAGCCGGCAGCTTTATTTTTACAGGCTATCTCATCATTTTTCAAAAGAAATTCGATCGAGAAGGGCTTCTTATCAATATTTTCATTTCATTGATGATTTTAGGACTTCTCTCACCTACGATGAAACAACTAAATGAATTCACAGATCAGGCAGTCAATCAAGTCAAGAGTAGTAGTATATATGGTTCTGAAAAGGAAACTATATCTGAAACAATACTCAAAGAAAATTTAAATGATTTAGTAGCATATGATAAAAATGGTTTTGAAAACTATACAGAAACCGTCGTAAAAAATAATGTTCCGACCAAATTAATCAAAGGATTACAGATAAATGAGGTGTTCGATAGCAATAAACTAGACATCTCCACTACTGGATCAAAACTTTCAAAATCATTTATTGTTTGGGACGGTAGTGAGGAAGTACTAGGCGAACTCGATCAAAGCGGACTTGATTGGAATAACCAGTACTACTATCGCTATCATCCGAACTGGCTGACGATTCTTGTCACCCTTGGCGTGATGGGCTTCACCCTCTTCTCGATTGCCTACAAGCTAGCTCGACTTTCGTTCGAGTTGGCTTTTAATTATGTTCTAGCGATTTTAGTCGCCCCCGCTGACCTACACAGCGGACAAAAGACGAAGAAAGTCATTCAAAGCATCCTGAACACGTTCCTCGTCATCATCTTGATTTTCGTCTCGATCAAGCTCTACACGATTGGGACGGCTTATCTGGCTGATACACTCGACGGTCTTGCCTATTTGATCGCGTTGATTGCTTTCTCCGCTGCCTTGATTGATGGACCCAACATGGTCGAACGCCTCTTCGGGATCGATGCGGGTCTGAAACGCGGGTGGGGTGTCGCACTTGGTGCGTATGCTGTAGGGAAAGGAACGGCAAAAGTAGGGGCTCGTGTCGCTGGACAGACGATGAAGAGGACATCACAACCAACTACCCCATCCGCCTCAGAAGCTGCCAGTACAAAGTTACCACCGAACCCACCACATAATGGTGGCACACCGACGGGTCGTCCGGATCGTTCGTCTGACAGTTTGCCAGTTCGTTCGCAAGTACAAGAGCGCACTTCACGATCAACCGGACAAGAGAACCAGCGCATTGAATCCACTGATTTATCGACGCACGACACGAATTCGGAGAGTCCGACTGCAACAACATCAAAAGAGTCCATGCCAAGCCGTTCGAACTCCGTCTCACCACAATCACCTGCGACTACTCCGTCATCATCGCAAATACCTGTTTCACAACCGAAGATGCCCGATGGATCGATGAAGGCACAACCAACTACTTCATCTGATGCGTTCAATACCTCTGAAACAACTGTCGCATCGCAACCTACTTCACCGTCGGAACAACCTATTGGAACACGTGCACCTAATCCATCTTCTATTCACTCAGGATCAACATCTAACACGACACCTAAAGAGACAGCACATACTCTACCCTCTTCAGGCGCGAGCAATTCTTCACCTTCTATCACTGAGTCGCAAGAGATATCATCCGGAACACAGCGGCAACGAAAGTCGATCTATCAGACACTGGAGACGACGACACAAAAAGAACTCAAGCATGTCGAACAAACGCAGACACGTGTGACGTCAGAATCGTCCCGGATGTACTCGACCGATGTCCCGCGTCTAGACCCGAAAAAGGAGTGA
- a CDS encoding helix-turn-helix domain-containing protein, which translates to MYRFGEWLRRERLEHGWSQIELAEKTYGEISQAAISAYERNRSLPSILDVQILATACEQTLGSIPWDEFDLRTEKKRNWSNLKQERFDIAELPLADSVRTFDGKIYQLHGRIAIEQESKKTQEISQIYYRIRTVVGENQVIAKRKHPNDELIHVSRRKLVHQ; encoded by the coding sequence ATGTACCGATTCGGAGAGTGGTTACGACGAGAGCGTCTAGAACATGGTTGGAGTCAGATAGAGTTGGCCGAAAAGACGTATGGAGAAATCTCACAGGCAGCAATCAGCGCCTATGAGCGGAATCGTTCACTTCCTTCTATTCTAGATGTCCAAATCCTTGCGACAGCCTGTGAGCAGACGCTAGGATCCATTCCTTGGGATGAATTCGACTTAAGGACGGAGAAGAAACGGAACTGGTCGAACCTGAAGCAAGAACGCTTCGATATAGCAGAACTTCCGCTAGCGGATTCTGTGCGCACGTTCGACGGTAAGATCTATCAACTACATGGTCGTATTGCCATCGAACAAGAAAGCAAGAAGACACAAGAAATCTCGCAGATCTATTACCGTATTCGGACCGTCGTCGGAGAGAATCAAGTCATTGCAAAACGGAAGCACCCGAATGATGAGCTGATTCATGTCTCACGCCGTAAACTGGTTCATCAATGA
- a CDS encoding organomercurial lyase MerB1 produces the protein MKTEIQEIVTRLDQQSNKGEGGESMKWLFRPLLQMLAGGESVTIEDMATTTGKPVEEVKKVLQSLPSVEIDEQGRVVGLGLTLIPTPHHFTVDGKQLYAWCALDTLIFPALIGRSVNIESPCHSTGEPIRLNVEPDHIVSVEPSTAVVSIVTPDDMSSIRTAFCNEVHFFSSPNAAEDWLDQHPGGKVLSVEDAFELGRLMGTRYEESRPANGSCCDI, from the coding sequence ATGAAAACTGAAATTCAGGAAATCGTAACCCGACTTGACCAACAGTCGAACAAGGGAGAGGGAGGAGAATCCATGAAGTGGCTGTTTCGCCCGTTGTTACAAATGCTAGCAGGGGGGGAGTCTGTCACCATTGAAGATATGGCGACAACGACCGGAAAACCTGTTGAAGAGGTGAAGAAAGTTCTCCAGTCTCTGCCAAGCGTGGAAATCGACGAACAAGGCCGTGTCGTTGGTTTAGGTCTTACCCTTATCCCTACCCCTCACCACTTTACGGTTGATGGGAAGCAACTATATGCCTGGTGCGCCCTTGACACACTTATATTTCCAGCACTCATCGGTCGTTCGGTCAACATCGAGTCACCCTGTCACAGCACCGGAGAACCTATACGGTTGAATGTGGAACCGGACCACATTGTAAGCGTGGAACCTTCCACTGCCGTTGTCTCAATCGTGACGCCAGATGATATGTCCTCGATTCGTACGGCATTCTGCAACGAAGTCCATTTCTTCAGCTCACCGAATGCAGCCGAAGACTGGCTTGACCAACATCCAGGGGGAAAAGTGTTATCTGTAGAAGATGCCTTTGAACTGGGTCGCCTAATGGGGACGCGTTACGAGGAATCTAGACCTGCCAATGGGTCATGCTGTGATATTTAG
- the merR1 gene encoding mercury resistance transcriptional regulator MerR1 codes for MKFRIGELADKCGVNKETIRYYERLGLIPEPERTEKGYRMYSQQTVDRLHFIKRMQELGFTLNEIDKLLGVVDRDEAKCRDMYDFTILKIEDIQRKIEDLKRIERMLMDLKERCPENKDIYECSIIETLMKK; via the coding sequence ATGAAATTTCGTATCGGAGAACTGGCTGACAAGTGCGGTGTTAACAAGGAGACCATTCGATATTATGAGCGTTTAGGCTTAATTCCAGAGCCTGAACGTACGGAAAAAGGATACCGAATGTATTCCCAACAAACGGTCGATCGATTGCATTTCATAAAACGAATGCAGGAATTAGGATTTACCTTAAATGAAATTGATAAATTGCTAGGGGTTGTCGATCGCGATGAAGCGAAGTGTCGTGATATGTATGATTTCACTATTTTGAAGATAGAGGACATTCAACGTAAAATTGAAGATCTTAAAAGGATTGAACGAATGCTGATGGATCTTAAAGAAAGATGTCCCGAAAACAAAGATATTTACGAATGCTCCATTATTGAAACACTGATGAAGAAATAA
- a CDS encoding recombinase family protein gives MKFGYARVSTQDQSLSLQLDALAHYGVDQIFEEKESGKMKNRPQLDELLKVLRKDDTVIVYKLDRISRSTKHLIELMEYFESKEIHFVSIQDKIDTTTAMGRFFFRMLASIAELERDIISERTKDGLTAARARGRNGGRPKVDLKKIELAIKMYESKDYSLSQIKTATGIGATTLYRYLEKKKDI, from the coding sequence TTGAAATTTGGATATGCACGCGTAAGTACACAAGATCAATCATTATCATTACAACTCGATGCATTAGCTCACTACGGAGTGGATCAGATTTTTGAAGAAAAAGAATCAGGAAAAATGAAAAATCGACCTCAATTAGATGAACTACTTAAAGTTTTACGTAAAGATGACACGGTCATTGTTTATAAATTAGATCGTATCAGTCGTAGTACCAAACATTTAATTGAGCTTATGGAATATTTCGAATCAAAGGAAATTCATTTTGTTTCCATACAAGACAAGATCGATACCACAACTGCTATGGGACGGTTCTTTTTCAGAATGTTAGCCAGCATAGCAGAATTAGAACGAGATATTATTAGTGAACGAACGAAGGATGGATTGACGGCTGCTAGAGCTAGGGGAAGAAACGGAGGCAGACCGAAGGTTGATTTAAAGAAAATAGAACTTGCTATAAAAATGTATGAAAGCAAAGATTACTCTTTATCTCAAATTAAGACGGCAACAGGCATTGGAGCGACAACCTTATATCGTTATCTAGAAAAGAAAAAAGATATCTAG
- a CDS encoding organomercurial lyase MerB3, which produces MNQNHLNTSLKDKVLQSLGLPEEGFEGKIRLLSPSENSIRLDILLFMAEGKIVNINDLTATEEQIDVQSALQRLRELDLIHWDQNSGDVNVAYPFSGVPTPHRVTLAGMLPAYSMCAIDALGIPSMFTDAVIESECAFCGEKITIDVKNNMPVANPDTVVVGLGTTDAADTNACCDSSCESNEPTSISTSCCPAIQFYCSEEHWQKANEKNSTTAKDKLTLAEAFEVGAAVFGGTLSGSKGK; this is translated from the coding sequence ATGAATCAAAATCATTTGAATACTTCGTTAAAGGACAAGGTGTTACAATCACTTGGTTTGCCAGAAGAAGGATTTGAGGGAAAAATCCGTTTATTGTCTCCTTCAGAAAATAGTATCCGTTTAGACATTCTTCTTTTCATGGCTGAGGGAAAAATCGTCAACATCAATGATTTAACTGCAACAGAGGAACAAATTGATGTCCAATCTGCTCTTCAACGTTTAAGGGAATTGGATTTAATTCACTGGGACCAAAACTCTGGGGATGTGAACGTGGCGTATCCTTTTTCAGGAGTTCCGACTCCACACCGTGTTACATTGGCTGGAATGTTGCCAGCTTATTCCATGTGTGCGATTGATGCCCTTGGCATTCCATCGATGTTTACAGATGCCGTTATTGAATCGGAATGTGCATTTTGCGGTGAAAAGATTACCATCGATGTGAAAAACAACATGCCCGTTGCCAATCCTGATACCGTGGTTGTAGGCTTGGGAACAACGGATGCTGCCGATACCAACGCATGCTGCGATTCTTCTTGCGAATCGAATGAGCCAACGTCCATTTCTACCAGCTGTTGCCCAGCCATTCAATTTTATTGTTCTGAGGAACATTGGCAAAAAGCGAATGAAAAGAATTCAACAACGGCGAAGGACAAGCTGACTCTTGCGGAAGCCTTTGAGGTTGGGGCTGCTGTTTTTGGCGGCACGTTATCTGGCTCTAAGGGTAAGTAA
- a CDS encoding DUF5592 family protein, with translation MQQRQYRIPNEVTTELKINKMLYLYDLLFLVALIIVRLIALPFIPDALHLPFTFFLVAFGLFLVIRPTTNPEKRMIHVLYYALMKKKDTYIALTDGKDGSKGA, from the coding sequence ATGCAACAGCGCCAGTACCGGATTCCGAACGAAGTCACGACCGAGCTGAAGATCAATAAGATGCTCTATCTCTATGATTTACTGTTTCTCGTCGCTTTGATCATCGTCCGGTTGATTGCCCTGCCGTTCATCCCGGACGCCTTACATCTGCCATTCACATTCTTCCTCGTCGCGTTCGGACTCTTCCTCGTCATCCGCCCAACGACGAATCCAGAGAAACGGATGATTCACGTGCTCTATTACGCGCTGATGAAGAAGAAAGACACGTATATCGCATTGACAGACGGTAAGGACGGATCGAAAGGAGCGTGA
- the merR2 gene encoding mercury resistance transcriptional regulator MerR2, which produces MEDLTIGQLAQQTGVSRKAIRLYEEKELILPSIKRSEGNYRVYNQEHVFCINGIKQLRSLGVSLEEMKDLIVIFEKNTVEIEPHLQHLLKDKLTKIDEQINELQKLRKHIESYLDSPKEVFNQMEGFKQ; this is translated from the coding sequence ATGGAGGATTTAACGATTGGTCAACTAGCCCAACAAACAGGAGTCAGTCGAAAAGCCATTCGACTGTATGAAGAAAAGGAATTGATACTGCCTTCTATAAAGCGTAGCGAAGGTAATTACCGCGTTTATAACCAAGAGCATGTGTTTTGTATCAATGGTATTAAACAACTCCGATCATTAGGCGTATCACTGGAGGAAATGAAAGATTTAATAGTGATTTTCGAAAAAAATACGGTGGAGATAGAACCGCATCTACAACATTTGTTAAAAGATAAACTGACCAAGATAGACGAACAAATCAACGAACTACAAAAGTTGCGTAAACACATTGAATCGTACCTTGATTCCCCGAAAGAGGTATTCAATCAAATGGAGGGATTTAAACAATGA
- a CDS encoding Panacea domain-containing protein, with product MAQATLVAEYLIHLKNLNKSAGEDFSLSNLKLQKILYYCQGAHYIWDDEQLITDNVFEAWDYGPVIRSVYHKYKKFGQNDIYIDTFSDIGRFQRLDQNIRETIEAVWNQLKSLSAYELVDKTHQEAPWRNSMLNNQLFIDEISIKDFFNSNFEVEGAF from the coding sequence ATGGCACAAGCAACTCTAGTAGCTGAATATTTAATACATTTGAAAAATCTTAATAAAAGTGCAGGAGAAGATTTTTCTTTATCTAATTTAAAACTTCAAAAGATACTATATTATTGTCAAGGTGCACATTATATTTGGGATGATGAGCAACTAATAACTGATAATGTATTTGAGGCTTGGGATTATGGTCCTGTTATCAGAAGCGTATATCATAAGTATAAAAAATTTGGCCAAAATGATATTTATATCGATACTTTCTCTGATATAGGCAGATTTCAAAGACTAGATCAAAATATCAGGGAGACAATTGAAGCTGTATGGAACCAACTAAAATCACTTTCTGCATATGAACTTGTAGACAAAACACATCAAGAGGCCCCTTGGAGAAATTCAATGCTAAATAATCAACTTTTTATTGATGAAATTTCTATAAAAGATTTTTTCAACAGTAATTTCGAAGTGGAGGGTGCTTTTTAA
- the merT gene encoding mercuric transport protein MerT translates to MKEKVSQVATVFSAFVMAGCCLGPLILIPLGLTGFAGAIAFYSLKYRLLFSIVTIVLLAYSFYMVYGRKGKRKSSVIGLWITTFLVFTMFLFLFSVES, encoded by the coding sequence ATGAAAGAAAAAGTTTCACAAGTAGCCACTGTATTTTCAGCTTTTGTTATGGCGGGTTGTTGCCTGGGTCCACTAATCTTGATTCCCCTTGGACTCACTGGGTTTGCAGGCGCAATCGCATTCTACTCGTTGAAGTATCGGTTATTGTTCAGCATCGTTACCATTGTCCTTCTTGCGTACTCCTTTTATATGGTTTATGGAAGAAAGGGTAAAAGGAAAAGTTCTGTCATTGGCTTATGGATTACAACGTTCCTTGTTTTTACCATGTTTCTTTTCTTATTTTCAGTTGAAAGTTGA
- the merB2 gene encoding organomercurial lyase MerB2, with the protein MKNKTELKKFYELLLAKLPKESVPILRTIFFSIRDGQAVTESSLINQTGINTKTVQSVVKILAQRQMIVREADQKIVGALGLSIIPTTNQIHLGGRTLFAWCAISTLELSTALVADVDIHSRCAYTGEPIEVTVRNGKLAKTTPDSTVIWTVPFDSEAPWAGGTCKQIHYFSSVEHANKWKEEHPKLQGEIMTLEQALSFGNELKKFLS; encoded by the coding sequence ATGAAGAATAAAACAGAACTCAAAAAATTTTATGAACTATTGTTAGCTAAGCTGCCTAAAGAATCAGTGCCTATTCTTCGGACAATTTTTTTCTCCATTCGTGATGGGCAGGCAGTTACAGAAAGTTCTTTAATAAATCAAACGGGAATTAATACAAAAACAGTTCAGTCAGTAGTGAAGATATTAGCCCAACGGCAGATGATCGTTCGGGAGGCGGATCAAAAAATAGTAGGGGCATTGGGCTTATCGATTATACCGACTACTAACCAGATTCATTTAGGAGGACGAACTTTATTTGCCTGGTGTGCAATATCGACATTGGAGCTGTCAACTGCTCTGGTTGCTGATGTCGATATACATTCCCGTTGTGCGTACACAGGTGAACCGATTGAGGTAACTGTCCGAAATGGAAAATTAGCAAAAACAACTCCTGATTCAACAGTAATCTGGACAGTGCCGTTTGATTCTGAGGCTCCATGGGCCGGAGGAACATGTAAACAAATTCACTATTTTAGCTCAGTTGAGCATGCAAACAAGTGGAAAGAAGAACATCCAAAATTGCAAGGGGAAATTATGACTTTGGAACAAGCTCTCTCTTTTGGAAACGAATTGAAAAAATTTTTATCATAG
- the merP gene encoding mercury resistance system substrate-binding protein MerP: MKVQIIRIMMLLSLMLVVSACSNEQEVQKTEVSKSEVKTTAMNSEKDVKAITEAEKTGTFMVIAGMDCCPPSVVEDAIAQVEGAGKTAIKVNGSTAEVTVSFDDTKTNLDAIKTEVSDLGLPVE; encoded by the coding sequence GTGAAAGTACAAATAATCAGGATTATGATGTTGCTATCCCTTATGCTAGTGGTTAGTGCATGCAGTAACGAACAAGAAGTCCAAAAAACTGAAGTATCTAAGAGTGAAGTGAAAACAACTGCTATGAATTCAGAGAAGGATGTAAAAGCTATTACTGAAGCTGAGAAGACGGGGACATTCATGGTTATAGCAGGGATGGATTGCTGCCCGCCATCAGTTGTGGAAGATGCCATTGCACAGGTTGAAGGTGCTGGCAAAACAGCCATTAAAGTTAATGGAAGCACCGCGGAAGTAACGGTTTCTTTTGATGATACGAAAACCAATTTAGATGCAATTAAGACGGAGGTTTCAGACTTGGGTCTCCCCGTCGAATAA
- the merE gene encoding mercury resistance MerE yields the protein MRGETEMKNIIKSSGWFLVALITCPCHLFLLLPLIAGTALGSYFTEFKNVIFIMMGLLFVFALFKGWRKLDPEKKEETKKDTTTHDCCSMEKFKS from the coding sequence ATAAGAGGTGAAACAGAAATGAAAAACATAATAAAAAGTTCAGGTTGGTTTCTTGTCGCACTCATCACATGCCCGTGTCATCTGTTTTTACTACTTCCGTTGATTGCAGGAACAGCACTGGGATCATACTTCACGGAATTTAAAAATGTTATTTTCATCATGATGGGTCTGTTATTCGTTTTCGCTCTTTTCAAGGGCTGGAGAAAACTTGATCCAGAAAAAAAAGAGGAAACAAAGAAAGATACAACCACACATGATTGTTGCAGCATGGAGAAGTTCAAGTCATGA